From one Orcinus orca chromosome 10, mOrcOrc1.1, whole genome shotgun sequence genomic stretch:
- the LOC101281834 gene encoding histone H2A type 1-B: protein MSGRGKQGGKARAKAKTRSSRAGLQFPVGRVHRLLRKGNYSERVGAGAPVYLAAVLEYLTAEILELAGNAARDNKKTRIIPRHLQLAIRNDEELNKLLGRVTIAQGGVLPNIQAVLLPKKTESHHKAKGK from the coding sequence ATGTCTGGTCGTGGTAAACAGGGTGGCAAGGCTCGTGCTAAGGCTAAGACCCGCTCCTCGCGAGCTGGGCTCCAGTTCCCCGTAGGCCGGGTGCACCGCCTGCTCCGCAAGGGTAACTACTCTGAGCGTGTCGGTGCCGGGGCGCCGGTGTACCTGGCGGCGGTGCTGGAGTACCTAACGGCTGAGATCCTGGAGCTGGCGGGCAACGCGGCCCGCGATAACAAGAAGACGCGCATCATTCCGCGCCACCTGCAGCTGGCCATCCGCAACGACGAGGAGCTTAACAAGTTGCTGGGGCGCGTGACCATCGCTCAGGGCGGTGTCCTGCCCAACATCCAGGCGGTACTGCTCCCCAAGAAGACTGAGAGCCACCACAAGGCCAAGGGCAAGTGA
- the LOC117202669 gene encoding histone H3.1 — MARTKQTARKSTGGKAPRKQLATKAARKSAPATGGVKKPHRYRPGTVALREIRRYQKSTELLIRKLPFQRLVREIAQDFKTDLRFQSSAVMALQEACEAYLVGLFEDTNLCAIHAKRVTIMPKDIQLARRIRGERA, encoded by the coding sequence ATGGCTCGCACCAAGCAGACCGCTCGCAAGTCCACCGGCGGCAAGGCGCCGCGCAAGCAGCTGGCCACTAAGGCGGCCCGGAAGAGCGCACCGGCCACGGGCGGCGTGAAGAAGCCGCACCGCTACCGGCCCGGCACGGTGGCCCTGCGCGAGATCCGCCGCTACCAGAAGTCCACGGAGCTACTGATCCGCAAGCTGCCGTTCCAGCGCCTGGTGCGTGAGATCGCGCAGGACTTCAAGACCGACCTGCGCTTCCAGAGCTCGGCCGTGATGGCGCTGCAGGAGGCGTGCGAGGCCTACCTGGTGGGGCTCTTCGAGGACACCAACCTGTGTGCTATCCACGCTAAGCGCGTCACTATCATGCCCAAGGATATCCAGCTCGCCCGCCGCATCCGTGGTGAAAGGGCGTAA
- the H1-2 gene encoding histone H1.2 — translation MSETAPAAPAAAPPAEKTPVKKKAAKKPAGARRKASGPPVSELITKAVAASKERSGVSLAALKKALAAAGYDVEKNNSRIKLGLRSLVSKGTLVQTKGTGASGSFKLNRKGATGEAKPKAKKAGAAKPKKAAGAAKKPKKATGGATPKKAAKKTPKKAKKPAAATVTKKVAKSPRKAKAAKPKKAAKSAAKAAKTKAAKPKVAKPKKAAPKKK, via the coding sequence CTGCGGAGAAGACCCCGGTTAAGAAAAAGGCGGCCAAGAAGCCGGCCGGGGCGCGCCGGAAGGCGTCTGGGCCGCCGGTGTCCGAGCTCATCACGAAGGCTGTCGCCGCTTCCAAAGAGCGGAGCGGTGTGTCTTTGGCTGCGCTCAAGAAGGCGCTGGCAGCCGCGGGCTACGATGTGGAGAAGAATAATAGCCGCATCAAACTGGGTCTTAGGAGCCTGGTGAGTAAGGGCACTCTGGTGCAGACCAAGGGCACCGGTGCTTCCGGCTCCTTTAAGCTCAACAGGAAAGGGGCCACTGGGGAAGCCAAGCCCAAGGCTAAGAAAGCAGGTGCGGCCAAGCCCAAGAAGGCCGCTGGGGCAGCTAAGAAGCCCAAGAAAGCCACGGGTGGGGCCACCCCGAAAAAAGCCGCCAAGAAGACCCCGAAGAAGGCGAAGAAGCCAGCCGCAGCTACTGTGACCAAGAAAGTTGCCAAGAGCCCAAGGAAAGCTAAAGCTGCGAAACCCAAGAAGGCCGCCAAGAGCGCAGCTAAGGCAGCGAAGACCAAAGCCGCCAAGCCCAAGGTTGCCAAGCCCAAGAAGGCTGCACCGAAAAAGAAGTAG
- the LOC101281589 gene encoding histone H2B type 1-B-like gives MPEPSKSAPAPKKGSKKTITKAQKKDGKKRKRSRKESYSIYVYKVLKQVHPDTGISSKAMGIMNSFVNDIFERIAGEASRLAHYNKRSTITSREIQTAVRLLLPGELAKHAVSEGTKAVTKYTSSKCFFLWC, from the exons ATGCCAGAGCCATCTAAATCTGCTCCGGCCCCTAAAAAGGGTTCTAAGAAGACCATCACTAAGGCGCAGAAGAAAGACGGGAAGAAACGCAAGCGTAGTCGTAAAGAGAGCTACTCCATCTACGTATACAAAGTTTTGAAGCAGGTCCACCCAGACACCGGCATCTCATCCAAGGCCATGGGTATCATGAACTCGTTCGTCAATGACATCTTTGAGCGCATCGCGGGTGAGGCGTCGCGCTTGGCGCATTACAACAAGCGCTCCACGATCACATCTAGGGAGATCCAGACGGCTGTGCGCCTACTGCTCCCTGGGGAGCTGGCCAAGCATGCTGTTTCCGAGGGCACTAAGGCCGTTACCAAGTACACCAGCTCCAA GTGTTTTTTTCTGTGGTGCTGA